The following nucleotide sequence is from Drosophila takahashii strain IR98-3 E-12201 chromosome 3L, DtakHiC1v2, whole genome shotgun sequence.
aatcaaaaagcGAAATTTCTATAATTTCCGCACAAAAATTTCCGCGACACACTGGCAGGACACATGTGTGTGTCCTTGTTGTTTTTCGTCTTTTTCGTtgttgccacgcccacagcgAGCAACAAGCTGGGCGTATGTGTCCAAGTTTTCCGTGTGTGTTTGTCACTACTCCTGCCTTGCTTTGCTTTTCTTTGCTCCTCTTGTATTTGCcactgttttttgtttttctgacCAAGAAAGGTTCGCCTTTGGTCCTTTTCCCGGGAATATTGACGACGTGTGACCGACGAATCTAAACCGCAAAGTATCGCTATTATGTCGTCCGCGACGTGTTGCACTTGGTAGCGCGCACTCCAAGTTAATGTGGCGGCCAGATCATCCCGTCCAGTCGCCAGTCCACGCTCAAAGATGGCGACACACTCCTCCCACAAAGCGCTGGTCCTCGGTGGAATGGGAGGGGGTTCAGTATAATCAGCAAGGATGTGTCACCCCATCGTCCTGCGTTCCTGCGGTGGCCGATGCGCAGGCGCGCTCTCCGCACCACCCCCACCCACTGCCACCCACTTTGCCGCTGCCCTTTTATCTGCCGCTGTCATCGGCTGCTGGTGGGCGGAGCCAAAAACATCGTGTGCCATCGTGGATGCTCCTTTGCTTCGCCTTGCTCCATGTTCTTGGGGCATCATTAGTGCTGCCGAAGAGAGAAGACCCCATTTTGGGCGGAAGTGCGTATGAGCAATATTTTAACAATGGCGTTTAAAACAGTTAAAGAGCGTGTGCTGGTGTGCGAGGCCATTAGGACCTTAGTTTTGCGGGCTCTTTAAGACCCGCAGATAAGCTCgcataataacattttaatttcgaGCAAAAGTGGCCACAAAAGGCGCCCCAAGATCCCCTGCCAAAAAGGATATAATTAACATGCCAGTTGAGCCAGGGAACACACATGTGTTAAATGACTTTTGGATAAGCGGCGAGCACGGTGACATGATTTAAGGTCCTGCGATGGATGGGGCAGGATAATTTGCGATAAGCGGGATTCGGGGTGATTAATACACCAGCATAAGTTGAGAAATGCCTTTGAAATGTCTTCGACTCTGAGATTAGACTAATGAGCTAGCTGcctttaaaataatgtatacAGCACATTCTTTAAAAGCTACTTATATttgtgcatttattttttcaatttgagtggagtttacattaaaaatactaaCTCTTTTCAAAAAGGATACATTACTTTAAAAGTAACGGTTCATAGAAGCTTTCCAAAGCTTGTTTAAAGTCCTTTTAGAGCTTTTAGTCAGCAATCCAACCCTATGGACagcttttcaaaaataattaaatgtaaaatgtattatacAAGAATCTGTAAGGAAGAAAACCATATCCATTCCATCTCccaaataaaaaccgaaacaattacaaaaatcttcaatattttaattgaacaAAACACACAAATGTACACTTATCACAATAAGTTTTGCTGTCTACAACTCGTATGACATAAGTAGTCGCAATTATGAAAAAAGTCAGCTTAGTTGCACTTGATCAGTTTAGCCAGTGGTAAAATAAGTTACAAAAACGCGAAGGGGTTTCAGCCAGAATAATGAATGTCTTGGAAATGCGGATGGAATTTGAAAAAGAAGCTGTAAAGTCTTGGGAAAAAAACTTGGCGAGTTTAAATTCGACTCTTGGAGCCCGACTTGACTTCGaataatttgcgcacaaagaAAACCTGGAAAATAGGATATTATTAGAACAGGAAATGGAAACTAAAAGACATAACTTGCCTGTATTGAGCATGTGATCAATATGACCACAATTTGGCTAATCGAGAAGGTTTGAATATACGCATTGTTGTCCAACAGCAACGCATAATCGCGCGATTCGCGATGCCTGCTATGCGCCTGATAGCCCATCATGTCGTTTATATTCCGCTCCACGGTGCCAATGGTGGCCTAAAAAATAGAtcattgtgattttttttcttatttttgggTGTGTCTGAAAACCAGTTTAGCTTACTGTGAAGTTTTGCATGTTCAGCTGCAGCTGTTCGATCTCCTTGGCGTATTTGTCCCAGGCATCGTACTTCACCACGGTGATATAGATGTTGACCAGCTTGCCAGCGAATCGGGAGAACTGGTTGTCGATGCACACGGAGTAGTAGCCGCCTGGCGAGACCTGATCCGTGTAATCGGCGGTAGCCTGCCATTGGTAGGGCTTCACCACCTCACCGGAAGGATTGCGGACTGCGAAGCCAGCCATGCCATCGCCTCCACGCACCACCTGAAAACGGGTAGGGATTATTGTATGGGTTTAAAAAACATGTAAgttataactattttaataggtCTTAataggttttaaaataaataaaatatatttgaa
It contains:
- the loj gene encoding transmembrane emp24 domain-containing protein 5 encodes the protein MQLTWQRDQINLLLPIAVICCCLLIDVTTAQEAQQPWYENLPAVAMDYKVHIDAGKEDCYHQYVKAGATFYVSFSVVRGGDGMAGFAVRNPSGEVVKPYQWQATADYTDQVSPGGYYSVCIDNQFSRFAGKLVNIYITVVKYDAWDKYAKEIEQLQLNMQNFTATIGTVERNINDMMGYQAHSRHRESRDYALLLDNNAYIQTFSISQIVVILITCSIQVFFVRKLFEVKSGSKSRI